The proteins below are encoded in one region of Oreochromis niloticus isolate F11D_XX linkage group LG6, O_niloticus_UMD_NMBU, whole genome shotgun sequence:
- the rhoh gene encoding rho-related GTP-binding protein RhoH translates to MNGFPEMSIKCVLVGDSAVGKTALLVRFTSETFPDTYKPTVFDNTGVEVYMDGIQISLGLWDTAGNDSFKQIRPRSYQQADVVLICFSVANPHSLASVQNKWINEVRQHLPRVPVLVVATQTDLREMGGHRGTCITPTEGKHVAQDVRAKGYLECSSLSNRGVQQVFEYAVRTVVNQAKKQARRRMFSMNQCKVF, encoded by the coding sequence ATGAATGGCTTTCCGGAAATGTCGATTAAGTGCGTCCTAGTCGGGGACAGCGCAGTCGGAAAGACGGCGCTTCTGGTCCGCTTCACCTCAGAGACTTTCCCTGACACCTATAAGCCCACAGTGTTTGACAACACAGGGGTGGAGGTGTACATGGACGGTATCCAGATCAGCCTGGGGCTGTGGGACACGGCTGGCAATGACAGCTTCAAACAGATCCGACCAAGATCATACCAGCAGGCCGATGTCGTCCTAATCTGCTTCTCTGTGGCTAACCCCCACTCTCTCGCCAGTGTCCAGAACAAGTGGATCAATGAGGTTCGACAACACTTGCCAAGGGTACCGGTGCTGGTTGTGGCAACACAGACAGACTTGAGGGAAATGGGTGGGCACCGGGGCACATGCATCACACCAACAGAGGGTAAACATGTGGCTCAAGATGTTAGGGCTAAAGGCTATTTGGAGTGCTCCTCCTTAAGCAACCGCGGTGTGCAGCAGGTGTTTGAGTACGCTGTGCGGACGGTTGTTAACCAGGCCAAGAAACAGGCCAGAAGACGCATGTTCAGCATGAACCAGTGTAAGGTCTTTTGA